In Sphingobacterium sp. lm-10, the DNA window CTATAGATTGACGATTGGTCGCGGACTAGCAGTGCCAGAGGGGCCTTATCCACACCAAGAAAATCCAGAAGAAATGGCGAATGTGCGGTTGGATCGTTACGGTATCGCATTTCGTCTTGGTTTTCGTTTTAAACTGTAATTAATTGATTGAGAAATTGAAATATTGAGAAGTTATGAGATTAGTGTCAAAAATTTATGTGTTGTTAGCCTTGTTTGTCGTATTAGGATGTGGACAAAATGCGCCACTCATCGAAGAACGAGAGCCAGATCCAACGCCAATGGAACAAGCGGGAATATCTGGAAACCTCTCCGCTATAACATTGAGAGCCGGTGCAACCTACACGGTGGTAGGTGATTTACAAGTTCCCGAAGGACAAGTGGTCACTATTCCTGCGGGTGTGACTTTTGAGTTTAATCTAGGGCCTCGCAACGAAGCGTGGGTATTAGATGTGCACGGTTCATTATATGTCAAAGGAACAGAAAACAATCGAGTGGTGTTTACGGCATCGCGTACGGCATTAGCATCTGCACGCAATACAGGCTACGGTGGTCTTTGGGGAGGTATTCATGCCGGTCGAAAAGCTGGAGACCTTGTTATCGAACATGCAGACGTACTTCATGCAGGAGGAATTGCACGTGAAGGCACGATCATCACTACACCAGAGTCGGGTGGAAGCGGAAGATTAGGTGCAGGTGATAGAGGCTATGGTTTATGGTATTGTCGTCCAGTCGATGAACGCCAAGACGGAGTGTTTATTCTGTTGTACTCACACATCGCATATACCTTAGACGATGCCATCCGCACCAACGGTGGTCGTACTTTGTTGGCCTACAATACGTTTGAAGTAATTGGATTGAATGGTGGTGAAGCAGTCAATATTAAAGCAGGTGCTCCAGGTGACTATGCATTTAATTTGTTCTTTAACATCGCTACAAACTCATTGAAATCTGCAGATACTCAGGCAGGTGTACGTGGTATTCTAGAAACAAACTTCTACAACAATACAATTGTCAACTCTGGTTATCGAAGAGCTGAAGAAGCCCGTGGTGGCAGCTTAAACTACGAATCAGATGCTTATGGTAAAGCGTACAATAACCTGATCGTTAACAGTCGCTACGGTCTAAGATTGACCCCAGGAGAAGGAACCCCTCGAGTGACCTCTATGCAATTTGGATACAACTGGCATTATGGTACTGATCGTAATATCACAGACAACTTTTATCCAACAGGAGCAAATAACCCTTCCAACGGTTTAATTGGTTCTACACTTCCTATCCCGACAACTGACGTGATCGGTGCACCAAACGAGAATGATCCAGGTTTCGTGAATTACAGAGTAAGTACATTTACTTGGGCAGGTCGCTCGAATAACAGTGCTATTCCAAACGGAGCAAATTTCCATTTAACGGCTAACTCTCCTGCCTTAACTGGTGCTAAAACTGACTTCGAACCAAAGTTTGCTACTTACACCACCCTTCAAGGAGACGCGTATGCAGCACCGCGTCCGGCGGCTTACTTTGGGGCATTTGGAAGGGAATAATCCATTTCGGAATAAACACATGAGAAGACTGAATAGAACTCAAATAGCTACAGCATACTGTTGTCTCTCGCTACTCTTTCTTGGGTGTGGGGAAAATAGTCCTGTTATCGATGGTGATGGCGACAACCCTTCGCATAACTGGTCGAACCATACACCTTTTCAAGGCGATTATTTCGCGGATTTATTGCCAATCACTAATCGTTATGAAGCGGAACCAACTATTTTGGGCAATCTACAGTTGGATGAAGCCTCTGGTATTAGCCCTAGCGTCAAAAATGAAGGTATGTTTTGGACACATGAAGACTCTGGAAACACAAACTTCATCTTTTTAATTAACAGCAATGCTGAGATCGTTTGTCGTTATCGTGTAACAGGTACAAATAATATCGACTGGGAAGATATCGAGACCGTCATCGATCCAGAAACTGGCAAATCATACGTCTACATCTCGGATACAGGCGACAACGCGCAACGTAGAGCAGTCTCTGCAGTGTATCGTGTCGAAGAGCCAGTGTACACTGCGGCAGACTTTGGTCAAACAATTGATCTGGATCGCTCTATGATTCAACGGTACACATTTTCCTATCCAGATGGAAGCAAAGATGTAGAAAGTATGTTCGTTGATCCTTCGACCAAAGACATCTATTTTGTCACTAAGAGAGATGTACTATCCAGAATTTATATTATGCCTTTTCCTTATCAGGAAGGGGCAGGCAATCAGACTTACTTCGTTGGTGAATTTGGCTTTAGAGAAGCTTCTGCTGCAAGTTTGAATCTGCAGGCCGACAAATTGATCGTGCGTAATCGCCAAAACCTATTTTATTGGGAGCGAAATACTAATGAAGCTATTTGGGAAATGATGAGTCGCACACCCCAGCGGTTGCCGTATCAAGGCGAAGTGCAGGGTGAAGCAGTTTGCTTTGACAAGTACGACAATTATTACACGGTAAGTGAGCGGGCTGGACTACCTCAATATCCACCACTCTACAAATACACACGAAAACAATAACAAAACAATAAAACCAAAAGAGAAATGAAACACTTTAACACACTTTTTTTGGCCTTCCTGTTAATTGGGGCAGTACTGACGTTCAGCGCCTGTAATAATGGCATGGTCGAACCCGATCCTGATGAAAGGACGCTGGTCGTCACGTTCGAAAATGCATCTTTAGCAAATTACGTACGCGAGCAATTGAATTTGGCAACAAATGCGCCAATCACAAGAGGAGAACTTCTTCGTTTGGAAAGAGTGGACTTGCGTACGGAGATGATTGAGGATGTCAACAGCTTAGTGGGATTGGAGCATGCTACAGAATTAAATTATCTGGACTTTGGGGGTAATCCAGTTACAAGCCTAACACCGGTAGCCGGGTTGCGTAAGATCACTTATTTGCGCCTTAACCAGTCGGGAGTAACGGATCTCTCGCCCATTCGTGAATATACTACCTTGACCTATTTCAATGCTAATCAAGCATCTCCAGGTATTTCGGATCTTACCCCTCTGTCTCAAAATACCGGTTTGCAGACTATGATCCTTCGCGGCCAACCATTAGGCAATGACGGTTTGCGAGGAATCTCTAGTTTCGTTAACTTATATCGTCTAAATCTTCGCTCCACAGGTGTGACTGATCTCAGCGTAATTGCTGACTTGATGAGTCGCGGAGCTTTCTTGAGCACTACACCAGGCGCCAGTGAGTTGGGATCGGATCCAACACTGAATCTCCAAGATCTAGAAATTACCAATTGTGAGGTGCTGAACCCGTACAGAGATCGTTTGGCCGGTGAGATAGAAGGCGCCTGCCGTGTGCCAACTCCAGGTGGTGAGGCTGGTAACGATCAAACAGCTGTGGTGTTTGGAGATGAGGCCTTAGCTAATTTGATTAGAACACAGTTAAACCTAGAGGCTAGTGCGCCCATTACTCGTGGAGCGCTACAAGCTTTGACAACCGTCGACCTAAGAACGTTGACCTCTCTTACTTCATTGGTCGGACTGGAGTACGCCACTCAGGTATCTTCCCTGCGTATCGATGGAACACAAGTGGTGGATGTCTCCCCAATCAGTGGATGGACGAAATTGACCTATTTCAACGCCAATAGGGGAGCTGCTGCCACTGGAGGCATCACAGACCTGAGTCCCTTATTGGGTAGCAGGGAATTCTTGCAAACCGTTATCGTGAGAGGGAACCATTTCGGGGACGCTGCTGGCAGCGTATTGGTACAACTGACCAGCTTGCACCGATTGAACATCCGGGATTCAGGTGTTACGAACGGCATTGTGACCAGTGCCATTCAACCGTTGCTGCAGGCGGGGGCATTGCAAACAACCACTCCGGGTTACACTGCCGCTGACTCTGAAATAGCTATACAAGGAAATGGATTGACCTCAGCGGGTGTGGAGCCGATCAGCTTAGAACATTTCCCCAACCGCGTGCCGTTGTCTTTCTAAAGGAGCCTATTTTAATAGACTAAATTAAAGAGCAGGTTCGAAAACCTGCTCTTTGCTACTTTGGAGATATTTGCACTTTCTTTACGATGTTTGGCTCATCACAAATAATTTCCGCTATTCCCAACTATTTCCTTTTCTTGTTACTTATATTTGCTCAGAGGGGATTACGATTTCGTAGACCCTGCAAATTATTAATTCGATGAAACTATTTGACGTTTATCCCATTAACCCAATTAACATTGCCAAGGCAATGGGGTCTTCTGTATGGGATGATCAGGGGAATAAGTACCTTGATCTTTACGGCGGGCACGCAGTGATTTCTATTGGACACACGCATCCGCATTATGTAAATATGTTGAAAGAGCAGCTCGATCGTATTGGATTTTATTCCAACTCGGTAGAGATGCCGTTGCAGCGCGTATTAGCAGAAAAGCTTGGTCGCGTGTCGGGCAAAGAAGATTTCGAACTATTTTTATGTAATTCGGGGGCAGAGGCCAACGAAAATGCACTAAAACTCGCTTCCTTTCATACTGGAAGAAAAAAAGTGTTAGCTTTTTCCAAAGCATTTCATGGCCGTACATCTTTGGCAGTAGCTGCTACCGACAATCGGGCGATTGTTGCGCCGGTTAATGAAACCGATAATATTATTTTTAGCGCGTTCAATGATGAAGAAGCCCTAGAGCACGTGTTTGCGACACAGGGTGAGGAAATCGCTGCTGTGATCATTGAAGGAATACAAGGAGTGGGTGGTATTCGCGAAGCATCGAAATCATTTTTGCAAGCCATCAGACGTCTATGTGATCAATATGGCGCCATTTACATCGCCGATTCGGTACAGTGCGGATATGGTCGTACTGGAATCTTCTATTCGCATGATTATTCCGGAGTAGAAGCCGATATCTATACGATGGCCAAAGGAATGGGTAACGGATTCCCCATCGGAGCGATATCCGTATCCCCTAAATTTAAAGCATCATACGGAATGCTGGGAACTACTTTTGGTGGAAATCACTTGGCTTGCGCAGCTGCTATAGCGGTGTTGGATGTGATGGAGCAAGACGATTTAATGAGCAGCGCCACAAAGGTGGGGAACTACCTCATCAATCAATTGCGCACCTTTGATCAAGTGCTTGAAGTACGCGGTCGCGGCCTGATGATTGGAATAGAATTGCCAACTGAGCTGGGTAACGTGAAGAAAGATCTGCTTATGAAAAGTAGGATATTCACCGGCGAAGCCAAACCAAACGTGATTCGCCTATTGCCGGCCTTAAATCTCAGCATGGAGCATGCCGATCAATTTTTAGCGGCATTTGCGGAGCAGCTACAGGCACAACACGCTACAGCTTAAGATTCTTTAAAGAATCAATTTATACGAGAAGAATTGAGTGCTCGAATGAGAGCATGACAAACATAATTTTAGGATACAAGCATGCAGAATTTTTTTTCAGCGGCAGACATTGACAATTTGTCTGAGGCTGTACAAGAAGCGTTAACATTAAAAGCCAATCCGAGAGCACACGCTGATTTGGGTAAGCATAAGACCTTAGGGCTGGTGTTCTTAAATCCTAGCCTGCGTACCCGCCTTAGTACACAAAAGGCAGCTATTCATCTGGGTATGGACGTCATGGTGATGAATATGGACAAAGATGGCTGGGCGTTAGAAACACAAGACGGTGTAGTTATGAATGGCACAACGGTAGAGCATATTCGTGAGGCCGCAGCCGTCATGGGTGAGTACTGTGATATTCTGGGTTTACGTTCTTTCCCATCTTTAAAAGATAGGGAAGCCGATTATACGGAAGATTTGTTTAATAAATTTATCAAATTTTGCGGTGTGCCTGTTGTGTCCTTGGAAAGTGCCACGCGCCATCCACTACAAAGTTTGACTGATCTGATCACGATCACAGAACATAAAAAAGTAGAAAAACCGAAGGTCGTACTAGCTTGGGCGCCTCACGTGAAAGCATTACCACAAGCGGTGCCAAATTCATTCAGCGAATGGATGGGTAAAGCACAGGAGCAGGGCTTGGTAGACTTCGTCATCGCTCACCCGGAAGGGTACGAATTATCGGATGAATTTACCCAAGGTGTAGCTGTTACCCATGATCTAAACGAAGCATTAACGGGCGCCGATTTTGTATATGTCAAAAACTGGTCTTCTTTCAAAGAATACGGTAAAGTATATCCTGTAGAACAAGATTGGCTCATTACCAATAAACACCTGGAGCAAACCAACCAAGCAAAAGTGATGCATTGTCTACCTGTTCGTCGAGACTTGGAACTTTCTGCGGAAGTGCTGGATGGTCCACATTCGTTAGTCGTCAAGGAAGCCAGCAATAGAGTCTGGGCAGCACAATTGGTGTTAAAACGTATGTTGGAAAACCTCAAATAGATCGTATAGTAAACATGTCGAATCATTCGGATTTAAGTATAATAAAGATAGGTGGCAATGTCATTGATGATCCATCAAAATTGGATGCGTTTCTGGAAAATTTTGCTGCATTGCCAGGTAAAAAGATATTGGTGCATGGTGGTGGAAAAATAGCTACACGCCTAGCTGCGGACTTGGGTCTGGAGGTAAAGATGGTAGATGGTAGGCGAATCACCGACGCGGAGATGCTTAAGGTAGTAACCATGGTGTATGCCGGACTGACCAATAAATCTATCGTGGCTAGCTTGCAGAAATATTCCTGCGATGCCATTGGACTGAGCGGAGCAGATGGCAATGCTATTAAAGCAATCAAACGGCCTGTGCGAGAAATCGATTATGGCTTTGCTGGCGATATACTGGCAGATTCGGTAAATGAACATGCCATTAAGCGTTTTTTAGAATCTGGCTTCACGCCTGTTTTTTCTGCCATTACGCATAATGGTACTGGACAGTTATTAAATACCAACGCCGACACCATTGCCTCGGCATTAGCCGTAGGCTTGGCCTCATCTTATAATGTATCCCTACTATACTGTTTTGAAAAAGACGGTGTATTGCGGGATGTGAATGATGATAGCTCCGTAATTGACGTGATCAAAAGTTCAGAGTTTGAGTTGCTAAAAGCGAATCATATTGTGCATGCAGGCATGATTCCAAAGTTGCAGAACGCCTTTGATGCGATTGGGAAAGGTGTGCGAGATGTATTCATCGGAAATGCTGACAACCTGCATCACTATCAACAACAGAAGTTCGGTACGCGGCTGTCCGCATAACGCGCTATAAAATGCTATAATCGATTATCATGGCCAGAATTACTATCATTGGAAGTGGCAATATCGGCTTTTCTCTAGCTAAAGGGATCGCTCAGGCTGGTATTTACACTAAATCGGACATTATGCTAACCCGTCGCTCGGTACAGGCCATGACCGAGGAATTAGCGGCAGGCTTTACGGTGAGCGCGGACAATGCGAAAGCAGTACTCGATGCAGAAATCGTGGTGCTTGCTATACTACCACAGCAGGCAAAGCTCGTAATGGAAGAGATTCGTACAGCATTGAAACCAGAGCAAATAATTGTTTCGGTCGTGTCTGGAGTTTCCTGCGCAGATATGCGTGCTGTGTTGGGCGAGCAGGCGATCATCGTACGCGCTATGCCCAATACCGCTATTGCTATCGGGCAGTCAATGACCTGTATCACAACAGATCGCGCGACAGCAGATCAGGTAGGGGTGGTCGAGCGGTTATTTAATACGGTAGGTGCTGTAGTGGTTATCCAAGAAGAACTCATGACTGCGGCAACGGCTTTGTGTGCTTGCGGAATAGCGTTTTTCTTAAGAAGTATCCGTGCTGCATCGCAGGGAGGTGTAGAAATTGGCTTTCACGCCCATGATGCATTAAAAATGGCCGTACAAACGGCCAAAGGAGCCGCAGATTTGCTTTTGCAAATGCAGTCGCATCCGGAAAGTGAAATCGATAAAGTAACTTCCCCAAAGGGATGTACGATCGCAGGATTGAACGAGATGGAACATCACGGTTTCAGCTCTGCTTTTATCAAAGGGATTAAGCTATCTGCGCTCAAAGCAGGAGGATTATACCATGAATAGGCCCAGTATCGAGCAGCTTCAGCAAGATAGCTTGATGTTATTGCAGGCGCTTATCCAAACACCTTCATTGAGCAGGGAAGAAGGCCAAACGGCGCAATTAATTGAAGAATTTCTGACGGCGAGAAGCATCGCTAACGAACGGGTCGGCAATAACGTGATTGCTTACAATCAATTTTTCGACGTCTCGAAGCCTACCATCTTACTTAACTCACACCACGATACCGTTAAGCCTAATCCGGGCTATACCCGCGATCCTTTTCATGCAGAGCTGCTCGATGGTAAGTTGTATGGCTTAGGATCTAATGATGCGGGAGGCTGCCTAGTTGCATTAATTGCGGCATTCTGTCATTATTACCAAGATCAGAATTTAGCATACAATTTGTGTCTGATTGCTTCTGCAGAAGAAGAAGTGTCCGGCAAGAATGGCATTGAAGCAGCTTACGCCGCTATTACTGACTGCGAGTTTGCCATTGTCGGCGAACCTACACTTCTAGATTTGGCCATCGCTGAAAAAGGATTGATGGTGTTGGATTGTGTGGCACATGGTGAATCCGGGCATGCGGCACGTGAAGAAGGTATAAACGCAATTTATAAAGCACTGGAAGATATCGCGTGGTTTAGCAAATACAAATTCCCCAAGGAATCGACCTTCCTAGGCCCAGTCAAAATGTCGGTAACGATGGTGAATGCTGGATCGCAGCATAATGTGGTGCCGGCAGAATGCCATTATGTGGTCGATGTACGCACGACAGATGTATATAGCAATGCGGAAATATTGGAAATAATCCGTGCACAGGTAAAGTCGGACGTCACGCCACGCTCTACTCGATTAAATTCTTCTACCATCGCAATGCATCATCCAGTGGTAAAAGCGGGGATCAAGCTAGGCAAAAATACCTATGGGAGCCCAACAATGAGTGACCAAGCCTTACTGCCAATTCCTTCCTTAAAAGTCGGCCCCGGACACTCCGCACGCTCCCATTCTGCAGATGAGTTTATTTATGTAGCGGAGATCAACGATGGCATCGCGTTTTACATCCAACTACTAAAAGAGATCTTATAACGTAATTTGTCTTTTGATGCTCTCTTCCAAAGAGATGATCGTTTCTGTCCGTTGTATGCCTTTCAAAGCTTGAATATCTTCATTCAGTACTTTTCTCAGATGTGCTGTATCCCGACAAACGATTTTAGCAAACATACTGTACTGACCCGTACAATAATGAAGTTCTACCACCTCTTTAATCTCCTTCAATTGGCTTACTGCATCAGAGTATTGAGATCCCTTTTCCAAGTAAATGCCCAGAAAAGCGGTAATGTCAAAGCCAACCTTTTGTGGATTGATCATCAGATGAGATCCACGGATGATTCCTAATTCCTCCATTTTCTTCATGCGTACGTGGATAGTTCCACCAGATACAATCAGCTTTTTGGCTATTTCTGTGTAAGGAATGGAGGCATCCTCCATCAGAATTGATAAGATTTGAACATCCAAATTATCTAGATCGTAGTTCGCATATTTCTTTTCCATAAGTGCTTCCGTTAGCTCGATTAAATTAAACTTTTTCAAAAATAATAAGTTTAATTAGTATTTGTATGTTTTGTTTGTAATATTACCACACATTTTTTATGATATTGTCATAGAATCTTGACTCTAGGTAGTCAAATAGATTGTCTAAATTTACTTGGTGATTTCTAGTGATGTGTTTTGAATTAGCCGGGAATGATACTATTATATTTTTTATAAATTGCTTGCTCATGCGGCAGCAAATACCTTACAGGATACAGTGCCTTACTAAGTAACAAGACAAATGCTAGATGACGTAAATATTTCCAGAAAGAAGCCACGGTTTGCCGTAGATGCGGCTTTGTCAAAATACCTGAAATTCTATCAGCGAGATGCCCGTTTGCCCGTGAGCTATGTCGATCTATTGGAATTTGATGAATCTGTGCCAGTATATGATAAGCATGGCGAAGATACCTATTGGGAGTCTCCATTGTACCCACAGCACACCTTGGAGCAATTGCATGCAAAGCTTAAAGTCGTGTATGCTAGTTTGAAAGCATCTGGAAATACAAAGATCGTGGAGCATAAGATTGTCGAACGTATTGAATACTGCGCATTTGGCAATACAAAGCCCTTTCGGGTGAAGATTGTGAATCGCTTGAACGATGTCTACGATTACTTCTATATAAAACAAGCAGATGCCTCGCGCATATTGGGCTTAGAGCTGGAAGAAATTATTTCTCCCAATCAGGTAAACTACATTTATGACCGAGATACCTTGGTGGAAGAGCATATAGTCGGCATTCCCGGAGATGTTTTCTCCAAGACCACTATGCGTCGCGAAGATTTCAACCAGACGCGGATAGCCAAAGAGTTCGTGAAATTTAACGAACGATGCATCATCTCCCTTTTGGGTGATATGCGCGCCTACAACTTTGTGATGCAGATCACGCCAGATTTCGATGACTTTCAATTTCGTATTAGAGCGATTGATTTTGATCAGCAATTTTATGAAGGGAATCCTAAGGTATATATGCCACAGTTTTTCAAAGAGAATTTCCCTTATGTGAAGCTTTCGATGGAGTACCTTACCGAACGCACGGTGCTGCAATATCAGCAAGAAGAGCACTCGTCTATCGTACATCGGGTACGAAGTGAGCGCCATAGAATTAAAGATTTACGGGATGCTTCGCGATCGCAACCCGTATCTACACCAGAAAATATCCAGCAGCTAAAATCCGGCTATGCCGAATTTTA includes these proteins:
- a CDS encoding aminotransferase class III-fold pyridoxal phosphate-dependent enzyme, whose amino-acid sequence is MKLFDVYPINPINIAKAMGSSVWDDQGNKYLDLYGGHAVISIGHTHPHYVNMLKEQLDRIGFYSNSVEMPLQRVLAEKLGRVSGKEDFELFLCNSGAEANENALKLASFHTGRKKVLAFSKAFHGRTSLAVAATDNRAIVAPVNETDNIIFSAFNDEEALEHVFATQGEEIAAVIIEGIQGVGGIREASKSFLQAIRRLCDQYGAIYIADSVQCGYGRTGIFYSHDYSGVEADIYTMAKGMGNGFPIGAISVSPKFKASYGMLGTTFGGNHLACAAAIAVLDVMEQDDLMSSATKVGNYLINQLRTFDQVLEVRGRGLMIGIELPTELGNVKKDLLMKSRIFTGEAKPNVIRLLPALNLSMEHADQFLAAFAEQLQAQHATA
- the argB gene encoding acetylglutamate kinase; the protein is MSNHSDLSIIKIGGNVIDDPSKLDAFLENFAALPGKKILVHGGGKIATRLAADLGLEVKMVDGRRITDAEMLKVVTMVYAGLTNKSIVASLQKYSCDAIGLSGADGNAIKAIKRPVREIDYGFAGDILADSVNEHAIKRFLESGFTPVFSAITHNGTGQLLNTNADTIASALAVGLASSYNVSLLYCFEKDGVLRDVNDDSSVIDVIKSSEFELLKANHIVHAGMIPKLQNAFDAIGKGVRDVFIGNADNLHHYQQQKFGTRLSA
- the proC gene encoding pyrroline-5-carboxylate reductase: MARITIIGSGNIGFSLAKGIAQAGIYTKSDIMLTRRSVQAMTEELAAGFTVSADNAKAVLDAEIVVLAILPQQAKLVMEEIRTALKPEQIIVSVVSGVSCADMRAVLGEQAIIVRAMPNTAIAIGQSMTCITTDRATADQVGVVERLFNTVGAVVVIQEELMTAATALCACGIAFFLRSIRAASQGGVEIGFHAHDALKMAVQTAKGAADLLLQMQSHPESEIDKVTSPKGCTIAGLNEMEHHGFSSAFIKGIKLSALKAGGLYHE
- a CDS encoding M20 family metallo-hydrolase, with the protein product MNRPSIEQLQQDSLMLLQALIQTPSLSREEGQTAQLIEEFLTARSIANERVGNNVIAYNQFFDVSKPTILLNSHHDTVKPNPGYTRDPFHAELLDGKLYGLGSNDAGGCLVALIAAFCHYYQDQNLAYNLCLIASAEEEVSGKNGIEAAYAAITDCEFAIVGEPTLLDLAIAEKGLMVLDCVAHGESGHAAREEGINAIYKALEDIAWFSKYKFPKESTFLGPVKMSVTMVNAGSQHNVVPAECHYVVDVRTTDVYSNAEILEIIRAQVKSDVTPRSTRLNSSTIAMHHPVVKAGIKLGKNTYGSPTMSDQALLPIPSLKVGPGHSARSHSADEFIYVAEINDGIAFYIQLLKEIL
- a CDS encoding Lrp/AsnC ligand binding domain-containing protein — encoded protein: MEKKYANYDLDNLDVQILSILMEDASIPYTEIAKKLIVSGGTIHVRMKKMEELGIIRGSHLMINPQKVGFDITAFLGIYLEKGSQYSDAVSQLKEIKEVVELHYCTGQYSMFAKIVCRDTAHLRKVLNEDIQALKGIQRTETIISLEESIKRQITL
- a CDS encoding acetylornithine carbamoyltransferase — protein: MQNFFSAADIDNLSEAVQEALTLKANPRAHADLGKHKTLGLVFLNPSLRTRLSTQKAAIHLGMDVMVMNMDKDGWALETQDGVVMNGTTVEHIREAAAVMGEYCDILGLRSFPSLKDREADYTEDLFNKFIKFCGVPVVSLESATRHPLQSLTDLITITEHKKVEKPKVVLAWAPHVKALPQAVPNSFSEWMGKAQEQGLVDFVIAHPEGYELSDEFTQGVAVTHDLNEALTGADFVYVKNWSSFKEYGKVYPVEQDWLITNKHLEQTNQAKVMHCLPVRRDLELSAEVLDGPHSLVVKEASNRVWAAQLVLKRMLENLK